The sequence GACAGCTTAGCCGATTTTGGCGATGGGGGGAAGGAGAAGCAGACCGTCGCGTCACAGACAAAAAGCCTGCACTCGCAGGCTTTTTGTCTTCTTCATATCAAAATCACAAATAAGCTCCAGACTGCTACGGCTTGACACCGTTCTTTGCGCGGATGAATCGATGCAGCTCTTCAATGGTCTCAGCCTGGTCGAGGATCTGCTGCAGTTCTTTGGCCGGGATCACAGCGAGCTTCATGGCCAAAGCGGCCTCTTCACTGCCGCCGACATGAATCGTGTTATTGACTTTCTCAGGTGGTTTTTCACCCCGGTCTCCCACCAGATGGATGAAGCAGATATAGGGGTTGAAGATTAAAGCCTCCCGGATGGTTATGCGCGCAATTTCCAGGGGAACGTTCTTGCCGAGCCAGATCACCCGGTTGATCTGGGCATTCTCTATCCGACTATTTTTCGGGAAAATTACGGCGCTGATCCCCTTTTCTTTTAAGGTCTTCACCAGATCACCGCTCTTGTCAATATCTGCAACCTCGACGACAAAGATGGCTGGCGGTTGCCCGGCGCTTGCAGGCAAATAACCGATGACAGAGATAACGCAGATGAGGGTGAGGATAAGGGGGGACAGTGTGAGCCAGCGCATGCGATGTACTCCTTTAAGGGGGGTAACGTGATTCATTAATTGGCGAACGTAATAATAGCAAAAAAGTGTTCATGCCCTGTATAAATTTTTCCCTCACTAGATGTGCCTTGGCAAGGCATTAAAAAAGGGGCGACCTTATCAGCCGCCCCCTGATGAACATTATAAAAACTTACAAGATTAGTTTGGTGTCATCTTCAGGCCGCGTTCCGGTCTGGAGAAGTTGTGGCACAAGGAACAGTCGTAGCCTTTTGCGATATGCGAATGAATTCTGGTGTAGTTGCCAGGAGTTTTTGCCCTGTGGCATTGTGCGCAAACCACTGACGTGGCGCCTTTCAACGTATATCCCATGGCCGGTAGATTCATCCGGGTGGTGTTTTCATGGCAGTCAGCGCAGGCCAGCACATTTCCGGCGTAGGTCGGAATCTGGTGGTTCAGCAGCTGCAGCTCATCAGTAACAATGGTGGTATAGGGGGTCGAGCTCGACAGACCCATATAGACAAGACCATCGCGGACGGCATCATCATAGAGACCGGTGGCGAAGAACTTGGCGGTGGAGAGGGGAACGATTTTGCCGTTAGCCAATGCCTGGGTGGCGGTCTTGTACTTGAACGGATACAGTTTGGTGCCGACCGGATCAGCGATGGAGCCGTTCGGGCGGGAGACCTTGTACGCGCCGGTCGCAGGATCAAGAACCGCATTGTCAAAGCTGTTGTTGCCCCAGGTGGTGCCATTCCAGAAGGCATATTTGGGGATCAGATCGTTAGCCTTGGTCGGCATCGGCTCGAAACGGTTGAGGGAGGCGTTCCATTCAGCGTGCTGCCAGGTACGATCGATTTCCGTAGCCTCGGTAGCGGCGGTGTCGCCGGCGTTTTTGGCATATTTCGGAAGATGGCAGGTCTGGCAGGCCACACGACCGACATGGTGGTTGGTGTCATAGCTTGTATGACCGCTGGTGATGCTGTCTTTGCCCGGGTGACAGGCGGTCGTGGAACAGCTCATCTGGACGGTGCTGTCCTGGGGACGGATATCGCTGCCGCGGCCGGCAACCCGGTGAGCAGTAAAGGTATGGCAGCCCTGACACTGAATATTACCACCGTTACCCATAGCCATATGGGTGTCATAAAGGACGTCGCTGGTAGTGCCATTGGCCAGGGCTATATCGCCGCGCTTGACGGCATCGCCGCCGCCGGCTTTGGCGTGGCAACCGAGACAGTTCTTGCGAATCGGTTTGATGTTGGCTTTCTGGGCGACGAGGTTCATGTTGAGGCCGGCAGCCGGCTCAAAGAGGCCGGTAGTGGCGTTACGAACGCGGCTGTAAGGGGCGTTGACCGTGTCATTGTGACAGATAAGGCAGTCGATGCTGGCCAGTTGAGCGGAAGAGGGGTTGCCAGTAGCGACCGGTTTGGCGCCGGTACCGGCGTGGCAGGCGCCACAAGGACCCCAGTTACCCTGAATATTGATACAGTAAGAGTTCAGTGCGCTGGAGCCATCGGTGGCGTCCATCTTGCCCTGGGTTGCGGGGCCGGTGGTGACTTCAGCAGCAGAGCCTTTCCACTGATAGTGAACGCTTTGATACATGGCCTGGGCCTGGGCACTGTGACAAGTAATACAGAGGCCATAGCCGGTCCAGGTAAGTCCGGCGTGGCCGGATGGGGGTACACTGCCAATAGTGTAGAGACCGGTTTTAACGGTTTCAGTGTTGCCGGCCGTATCCCTGGAGAAGTACTTCAAGGTGGTGGTAACGGCAATGTTGATTGGTGCGCTGTACACCGTGGAAGACGTGGTCGGAGTGGTGCCGTTGGTGGTGTAGTAGGTGGTACCAGCTTCGTTACGAGTCAGCGTTACGTTCTGGGCGGTGGTGTAGGTGCCGGCAACGGGTGATGCCGTGGTGATTGGTGCAGTCTTGTCGGCAACAGGTTTACCTGCAAACGAGACGCTGCTCAAGGTCATAGCGACCAAACAGATACTGCAAAATACGGCGAAAACCTTCCTCATCTTTTGATCCTCCATTAGATTGAAAATACCAACCCGGGTGTGGTGTGGTCAAAAACTACTGTTACAGATTCAGCTGCTTGCCTCATCCATAACTGCCATAACTCCTTGCACTTCCTGCATTCCTCCTTCCTTCAAAGTATGATACGGCTATTACGCCGCGAAGCGTTTCTAGAATTCCGAAGACTAACTGCAACTGTTGTTCCCAAATAATGCGTAAAATAAAACATCTTGACATCAGGAATAATGCATACACTGTCTCCGGGCCCATTAGTTCGCTCAAGATTATTCAAAATAATGCTTAGTAAAGTGATACAGCCACAGGGATAGAAACAATGCCGTGACAAAAACTCAAAAATGGGCGAATCCCCCCACTCAAAAATGGGCCAATCCCCCCATTTATTTTCCAGGACTGGGGGAAATGACCCTTTATCTGACTCTGTAAAATTTAGAGTTCAAGATCACCTTGGGATTCTAGAGAGCAGAATTAGCCGGAAATACAGGTGACACCTGTCAGCAGCCAATCCAGAACGTTACCGAACTCCTCCAACCCTTGAAATTTCCCTGACATGCGCTAGCATAGAATGACTGTTCGATTCAACCGGTTGTCTTTCTACAGGGAG is a genomic window of Deltaproteobacteria bacterium HGW-Deltaproteobacteria-4 containing:
- a CDS encoding alpha-2-macroglobulin translates to MRKVFAVFCSICLVAMTLSSVSFAGKPVADKTAPITTASPVAGTYTTAQNVTLTRNEAGTTYYTTNGTTPTTSSTVYSAPINIAVTTTLKYFSRDTAGNTETVKTGLYTIGSVPPSGHAGLTWTGYGLCITCHSAQAQAMYQSVHYQWKGSAAEVTTGPATQGKMDATDGSSALNSYCINIQGNWGPCGACHAGTGAKPVATGNPSSAQLASIDCLICHNDTVNAPYSRVRNATTGLFEPAAGLNMNLVAQKANIKPIRKNCLGCHAKAGGGDAVKRGDIALANGTTSDVLYDTHMAMGNGGNIQCQGCHTFTAHRVAGRGSDIRPQDSTVQMSCSTTACHPGKDSITSGHTSYDTNHHVGRVACQTCHLPKYAKNAGDTAATEATEIDRTWQHAEWNASLNRFEPMPTKANDLIPKYAFWNGTTWGNNSFDNAVLDPATGAYKVSRPNGSIADPVGTKLYPFKYKTATQALANGKIVPLSTAKFFATGLYDDAVRDGLVYMGLSSSTPYTTIVTDELQLLNHQIPTYAGNVLACADCHENTTRMNLPAMGYTLKGATSVVCAQCHRAKTPGNYTRIHSHIAKGYDCSLCHNFSRPERGLKMTPN